One window of Catonella massiliensis genomic DNA carries:
- a CDS encoding LrgB family protein: MNGLIENSTTFGIVVSIIGYQIGLLLRKKFKLAILNPLLISIIFVIAGILTFHIDYEDYNKSAQYLSYLLTPATVSLAIPLYKNLTILKENAVAIMTGIISGILSNLVCVLLFALAFGLSHKEYITLLPKSITTVIGMGVAQEFGGIVAITVAVIIITGILGNIIAITVFRIFRIYEPIARGISLGGASHAIGTAKAMEMGEIEGSVSSLAMIVSGILTLIGVSVFANFIK, encoded by the coding sequence ATGAACGGATTAATAGAAAATAGCACTACTTTTGGTATAGTAGTAAGTATTATTGGTTATCAGATAGGCCTGCTTTTAAGAAAAAAGTTCAAGCTTGCCATTCTTAACCCGCTTCTGATATCCATTATCTTTGTCATAGCAGGGATACTTACTTTCCACATAGACTATGAGGACTACAACAAGAGTGCACAGTATTTAAGCTATCTGCTTACTCCTGCGACTGTGAGCCTTGCCATACCTTTGTACAAGAACCTCACTATCTTAAAGGAGAATGCGGTAGCCATTATGACGGGCATTATATCAGGGATACTATCTAACTTGGTCTGTGTTTTACTCTTTGCGCTTGCCTTTGGGCTGTCGCATAAGGAGTATATAACCCTCCTTCCTAAGTCAATCACCACTGTTATAGGTATGGGAGTTGCGCAAGAATTTGGCGGCATAGTGGCTATTACAGTAGCTGTCATCATTATAACCGGTATACTAGGCAACATTATCGCCATCACTGTATTTAGGATATTTAGGATATACGAACCGATTGCCAGAGGCATATCTCTTGGCGGTGCATCCCATGCCATTGGTACTGCAAAGGCTATGGAAATGGGAGAGATAGAGGGAAGCGTCAGCAGTCTTGCCATGATAGTGAGCGGGATACTTACGCTTATTGGAGTATCCGTATTTGCTAACTTTATCAAGTAA
- a CDS encoding CidA/LrgA family protein, whose product MKYFRQFGVIMLITCIAEGIKYFVHLPIPTSVYGLCLMMLCLMTKVVKLGAVEDAAVFLIEIMPVMFIPAGVGLLASFDELKDMLVPVLVITPVSTVVVMVISGKITQYLVERKEHERINRK is encoded by the coding sequence ATGAAGTATTTTAGACAATTTGGCGTAATCATGCTTATTACCTGTATAGCGGAGGGCATAAAATATTTTGTGCACCTCCCTATCCCTACAAGTGTGTACGGGCTCTGCCTTATGATGCTCTGTCTTATGACTAAGGTAGTAAAGCTTGGAGCAGTGGAAGATGCAGCGGTATTTCTGATAGAAATAATGCCGGTTATGTTCATTCCTGCGGGAGTCGGACTTCTTGCATCTTTTGATGAACTAAAAGACATGTTGGTACCTGTACTTGTAATTACACCTGTTTCTACAGTAGTAGTAATGGTGATTTCAGGGAAAATAACGCAGTACTTGGTTGAAAGGAAGGAACATGAACGGATTAATAGAAAATAG
- the uvrA gene encoding excinuclease ABC subunit UvrA yields MPAKKNTVNSKNFIRIRGAREHNLKGICIDIPRDKFVVMTGLSGSGKSSLAFDTIYAEGQRRYMESLSSYARQFLGQMEKPKVESIEGLSPAISIDQKSTNRNPRSTVGTVTEIYDYLRLLYARAGVPHCPNCGKEIHKQTVDQMVDEIMKLPEGTKIQLLAPVVRGRKGEHVKVFESALKAGYVRVMVDGELHQLSDEIKLEKTKKHNIEIVVDRLVIKPGIERRMSDSIEQIMKLSEGLLIVEVAGKERLSFSSSFSCPDCNISLEELEPRTFSFNNPFGACPECFGLGYKMEFDPDLMIPDKSLSLAEGCIVVLGWQSSNQKGSFTHSTLEALSKAYKFDLKTPFEKLSKEVQDVILHGTGGKVLKVHYKGQRGEGVYDVPFEGLIKNVERRYRETFSESSKQEYESFMRTTPCKACGGKRLKATALAVTVGDKNISDVTELSILDAKNYFENVELTPTQRKIGDLVLKEIVARLSFLNDVGLDYLTLSRATGTLSGGEAQRIRLATQIGSGLVGVAYILDEPSIGLHQRDNDKLLASLKNLRDIGNTLIVVEHDEDTMLAADFIVDIGPGAGEHGGEIIATGTAKEIMKCKNSLTGAYLSGRLQVPVPTERRKPTGYLEVKGARENNLKNIDVKFPLGIMTVVTGVSGSGKSSLVNEILYKSLAKKLNKARTIPGKHDAILGAENLDKIIDIDQSPIGRTPRSNPATYTGVFDLIRDLFAATQDAKAKGYSKGRFSFNVKGGRCEACSGDGIVKIEMNFLPDVYVPCEVCEGRRYNRETLEVKYKGKSIYDVLNMTVDESLAFFEHIPTIRRKIETLSEVGLGYIRLGQPSTELSGGEAQRIKLATELSKRSTGKTIYVLDEPTTGLHFADVHKLINILRKLSDGGNTVIVIEHNLDVIKTADYIIDIGPEGGARGGRVIAEGTPEEVADNKNSYTGEYIKRMLSREKDWVEKRGRK; encoded by the coding sequence ATGCCAGCAAAGAAAAACACAGTAAATTCAAAGAATTTTATCAGGATACGAGGGGCTAGAGAACATAACCTCAAAGGAATCTGCATAGATATACCAAGGGATAAATTTGTCGTAATGACAGGGCTTTCAGGCTCAGGCAAATCATCTCTTGCGTTTGACACCATTTATGCGGAGGGCCAGAGAAGGTATATGGAGTCCCTCTCTTCTTATGCCCGCCAGTTCTTAGGGCAGATGGAAAAACCGAAGGTAGAGAGCATTGAGGGGCTTTCCCCTGCCATATCCATAGACCAGAAGTCAACCAATAGAAATCCACGTTCTACAGTAGGTACTGTAACTGAGATATACGATTATCTAAGGCTCCTTTATGCAAGAGCCGGAGTACCTCATTGCCCTAATTGTGGGAAAGAAATACACAAGCAGACAGTTGACCAGATGGTTGATGAGATAATGAAACTGCCTGAAGGTACCAAGATTCAGCTTCTTGCCCCTGTAGTAAGGGGAAGGAAGGGTGAACACGTAAAGGTTTTTGAAAGTGCCCTTAAGGCAGGATACGTGAGGGTGATGGTAGACGGTGAGCTTCATCAGCTGTCAGATGAGATTAAGCTTGAGAAGACCAAAAAGCATAATATCGAGATAGTGGTGGACCGTCTTGTGATAAAGCCTGGTATAGAAAGGCGTATGTCAGACTCCATAGAGCAGATAATGAAGCTCTCAGAAGGACTCCTTATTGTGGAAGTGGCAGGGAAGGAGAGACTTAGCTTCTCTTCAAGCTTTTCCTGCCCTGACTGTAATATCAGCCTTGAAGAGCTTGAGCCAAGGACATTTTCATTTAACAATCCTTTCGGCGCCTGTCCTGAGTGCTTTGGACTGGGATACAAGATGGAGTTTGACCCCGACCTTATGATACCTGACAAGAGCCTAAGCCTTGCAGAAGGCTGTATAGTGGTACTTGGATGGCAGTCCTCCAATCAAAAGGGAAGCTTCACCCACTCTACACTTGAAGCCCTTTCTAAGGCGTATAAATTTGACCTCAAAACTCCGTTTGAGAAGCTCTCAAAGGAAGTTCAGGATGTCATCCTCCATGGAACAGGCGGTAAGGTTCTTAAGGTGCATTATAAGGGACAGCGTGGAGAAGGCGTATATGATGTGCCTTTTGAGGGACTTATAAAAAATGTGGAAAGAAGATACAGGGAGACCTTCTCAGAGTCAAGCAAGCAGGAATACGAGAGCTTTATGCGTACCACCCCTTGTAAAGCCTGTGGTGGAAAGCGTCTGAAAGCCACTGCGCTTGCAGTTACTGTGGGAGATAAGAACATTTCCGATGTTACAGAACTCTCCATACTGGATGCCAAGAATTATTTTGAAAATGTAGAGCTTACCCCTACTCAGAGGAAAATCGGCGACCTTGTGCTTAAGGAAATAGTGGCAAGGCTTTCATTTCTTAATGATGTGGGGCTTGACTACCTCACTCTTTCCCGTGCGACAGGTACTCTCTCCGGTGGCGAGGCGCAGAGAATAAGGCTTGCTACCCAGATAGGCTCAGGACTTGTGGGCGTTGCCTACATCCTTGACGAGCCTAGTATAGGTCTTCATCAAAGAGATAATGACAAGCTGCTTGCCTCACTTAAGAACCTTAGAGATATAGGTAATACCCTCATAGTTGTTGAGCATGATGAGGACACGATGCTTGCCGCCGACTTCATAGTAGACATAGGCCCGGGAGCAGGTGAACACGGCGGTGAGATTATAGCTACGGGAACAGCCAAAGAGATAATGAAGTGTAAAAACTCCCTTACAGGAGCTTATCTATCAGGCAGGCTTCAGGTACCCGTTCCAACCGAAAGAAGAAAGCCTACAGGCTATCTTGAAGTAAAGGGTGCAAGGGAGAATAACCTAAAGAATATAGATGTAAAATTCCCTCTTGGGATAATGACTGTGGTTACCGGAGTATCAGGCTCGGGAAAGAGCAGCCTTGTAAATGAGATTCTATACAAATCACTTGCAAAGAAGCTAAATAAGGCAAGGACCATACCGGGGAAGCACGATGCCATTCTTGGAGCAGAGAATCTTGATAAGATAATAGACATAGACCAGTCGCCTATAGGAAGAACGCCCCGCTCCAATCCTGCGACCTACACGGGAGTCTTTGACCTTATCCGCGACCTCTTTGCAGCTACACAGGATGCCAAGGCAAAGGGCTACAGCAAGGGGAGATTTAGCTTTAATGTAAAGGGAGGACGCTGTGAGGCCTGCTCAGGCGATGGTATAGTCAAGATAGAGATGAATTTCCTGCCTGATGTATATGTGCCTTGTGAAGTCTGCGAAGGCAGACGCTACAACAGAGAAACCCTTGAAGTAAAGTACAAAGGCAAGTCCATATATGATGTGCTGAATATGACAGTGGATGAATCTTTGGCATTTTTTGAACACATACCTACAATCAGGAGAAAGATAGAAACGCTTAGTGAGGTGGGACTAGGCTACATCCGCCTTGGACAGCCATCCACCGAGCTCTCAGGAGGAGAAGCCCAGAGAATCAAGCTTGCTACCGAGCTTAGTAAAAGAAGCACGGGAAAGACTATCTATGTGCTTGATGAGCCTACTACAGGACTCCATTTTGCAGATGTACATAAGCTAATCAATATTCTCAGGAAGCTCTCTGATGGAGGCAATACCGTCATAGTAATTGAGCACAACCTTGATGTGATTAAGACAGCAGATTATATCATTGACATAGGACCTGAGGGTGGTGCAAGAGGCGGAAGAGTGATAGCTGAGGGTACTCCTGAGGAGGTTGCAGATAATAAAAACTCATACACCGGTGAATACATAAAGAGGATGTTATCTCGTGAAAAAGACTGGGTAGAAAAAAGAGGGAGAAAGTAG
- a CDS encoding thioredoxin family protein — MTNKILKSLMLGALAGSLIFTAKTELTQADTKADIKAGAKADGIVLSQSKAKLNVGDEITVGTGESDDITVTVTTSSKNKGFKISTKDSKKLKIKKSGKVYKVKALKSGKVNLKLTLSANKKVSKTLKLIIAKKSVGAFGKVITVTGDNFDKEVLQEKGIVIVDFSAKWCGYCKLLEPLYKEAARLRPTFKFTQVDVDNDEELTISQGVTGYPRLHIYKDGKLVRIGGYWMNMTTSDLIDWIEN; from the coding sequence ATGACAAACAAAATTTTAAAATCACTTATGTTAGGGGCTCTTGCGGGCAGCTTGATATTTACTGCTAAGACAGAGCTTACACAGGCTGACACTAAGGCAGACATTAAGGCTGGCGCTAAGGCGGACGGCATTGTGCTTTCACAGTCTAAGGCTAAACTTAATGTTGGAGATGAGATTACCGTAGGAACAGGTGAAAGTGATGACATAACTGTAACTGTAACTACTTCAAGCAAGAATAAAGGCTTTAAGATCAGTACAAAGGATAGTAAAAAACTCAAAATCAAAAAGTCAGGAAAGGTATACAAGGTTAAGGCGCTAAAGAGCGGTAAAGTGAATCTTAAGCTTACTTTATCAGCCAACAAAAAGGTCAGCAAAACACTTAAGTTAATTATCGCAAAGAAGAGTGTCGGAGCCTTTGGTAAGGTTATAACAGTTACCGGAGATAACTTTGATAAAGAAGTGCTTCAGGAAAAAGGGATAGTCATTGTAGACTTCAGTGCAAAATGGTGTGGTTACTGCAAGCTTTTAGAGCCTCTTTACAAAGAAGCAGCGAGACTTAGACCGACATTTAAGTTTACACAGGTTGATGTAGATAATGATGAGGAGCTTACAATCAGTCAGGGAGTGACAGGCTATCCTAGACTACATATCTACAAAGATGGCAAATTAGTGAGGATTGGCGGTTACTGGATGAATATGACAACAAGTGATTTGATTGACTGGATAGAGAATTAG